One part of the Methanococcoides sp. AM1 genome encodes these proteins:
- a CDS encoding mechanosensitive ion channel family protein, translating to MSFNETVSMYAQQTLGPLFGAIEYKLALAALIMVLSVILAYLVDIIFKKVLLHFTSKTKLEIDDLVINAVKRPIYYTVILMGAFLALSIISGAESYLLFLNDILLTILALVWIFTLININRILFDNVMPSIVKKTETKIDDEVLPLLKGISDLVISLVGIGMILEGIWGVNIIPLFASAGIMGIAIAFAAKDAISQFFGGLSIYYDKPFKNGDRIEIADGQIGIVEEVGIRSTRILDFYNNMIIIPNSIIANNKVINYTSPQPRMMVKITIGVAYGSDVAKVKRVLLDIAKTIDLVLDYPEPSVRFDNHGDFSLDFALILWVRYPSEKFSVINEVNTLIDSEFRKEGIDIPFPTYTIIKHQ from the coding sequence ATGTCATTCAATGAAACAGTATCCATGTATGCCCAGCAAACATTGGGACCACTTTTTGGTGCAATTGAATACAAGTTAGCATTAGCAGCCTTGATAATGGTATTATCGGTAATACTTGCTTATCTGGTAGACATTATTTTCAAAAAAGTTCTTCTGCATTTTACTTCAAAGACAAAATTAGAGATAGATGATCTTGTAATAAATGCAGTAAAGCGTCCTATATATTACACTGTGATCCTGATGGGAGCATTCCTTGCACTTTCTATAATAAGTGGTGCAGAAAGTTACCTGTTGTTCTTGAATGACATTTTGTTGACAATTTTAGCGTTGGTCTGGATCTTTACACTGATAAATATAAACAGGATACTGTTTGACAATGTCATGCCATCGATAGTAAAAAAGACAGAGACCAAGATAGATGATGAAGTACTCCCGCTTCTGAAGGGCATCTCCGATCTTGTAATTAGTCTGGTCGGTATAGGCATGATCCTCGAAGGCATATGGGGAGTGAATATAATTCCTTTGTTTGCATCTGCAGGTATTATGGGTATTGCTATCGCATTTGCTGCCAAGGATGCAATTTCACAGTTCTTCGGCGGTCTTTCCATCTATTATGATAAGCCTTTCAAGAACGGTGATCGTATCGAGATAGCTGATGGGCAGATCGGGATCGTGGAAGAAGTAGGTATAAGGAGTACCAGGATCCTTGATTTCTACAACAATATGATCATAATCCCGAACAGCATAATAGCAAACAACAAGGTTATAAATTATACATCACCCCAGCCCAGGATGATGGTGAAAATAACTATTGGTGTTGCATACGGGTCTGATGTTGCAAAGGTAAAAAGAGTTCTCTTGGACATCGCAAAAACCATCGATCTTGTTCTGGACTACCCTGAGCCATCTGTGCGTTTTGATAACCATGGGGATTTCAGTCTCGATTTTGCATTGATCTTATGGGTAAGGTATCCTTCAGAAAAGTTCAGTGTCATAAATGAAGTTAACACTTTGATAGACTCAGAGTTCAGGAAGGAGGGAATTGACATACCATTCCCGACATATACGATCATTAAGCACCAATAA
- a CDS encoding V-type ATP synthase subunit D yields the protein MGAKDVKPTRSELIELKRKIKLSEGGHKLLKMKRDGLILEFFDILSKAKDVRSELDAAYEKANEKIGIAESVEGRMTVKSTAFAMKDAPQIELESHNIMGVVVPKIESSSVRKPINKRGYGILGTSSYIDEAVDSYEVLVEKIILAAEIETTMKKLLDDIEKTKRRVNALEFKVIPELKEGMSFISLRLEEMERENTFRLKRIKA from the coding sequence ATGGGCGCAAAAGATGTAAAACCAACTCGATCAGAACTCATTGAGCTGAAGAGGAAGATCAAGCTCTCAGAAGGTGGCCACAAGCTACTGAAGATGAAGAGAGATGGTCTTATCCTTGAGTTCTTTGATATCTTAAGCAAGGCAAAGGATGTACGCTCAGAGTTGGATGCTGCCTATGAAAAGGCCAATGAGAAGATCGGTATCGCAGAATCTGTGGAAGGCAGGATGACTGTCAAATCCACAGCATTCGCAATGAAAGATGCACCTCAGATCGAGCTCGAAAGCCACAACATCATGGGCGTAGTAGTGCCAAAGATCGAATCCTCAAGTGTGCGTAAACCCATAAACAAGCGTGGATACGGAATTCTTGGAACAAGCTCCTACATTGATGAAGCCGTCGATTCATATGAAGTCCTGGTTGAAAAGATCATTCTGGCAGCAGAGATCGAGACAACCATGAAAAAGCTTCTTGATGATATCGAAAAGACAAAAAGGCGTGTCAATGCACTTGAGTTCAAGGTCATACCTGAACTGAAGGAAGGTATGAGTTTTATCAGTCTTCGTCTTGAAGAGATGGAAAGAGAAAACACGTTCCGCTTGAAGAGGATCAAAGCATAA
- a CDS encoding ATP synthase subunit B, whose translation MTKEYKTIVEVSGPLIFLEKTEPVGYGELVQINLPDGTTKRGQVLDTSADMVVVQVFEGTGGLNEESGVVFSGETIKLPVSKDMLGRILSGAGEPLDGGPRIVPDERVDINGASMNPFSRMPPEDFIQTGISTIDGTNTLVRGQKLPIFSGSGLPHNEIALQIARQAKVPGSDESFAVVFGAMGITSEEAQYFMKDFENTGALERAVVFLNLADDPAVERIITPRMALTAAEYLAYEHDMHVLVILTDITNYCEALRQMGAAREEVPGRRGYPGYMYTDLASLYERAGVIKGLKGSVTQFSILTMPGDDITHPIPDLSGYITEGQIVVSRELHMKNIYPPINVLPSLSRLMNSGIGDGKTRDDHKAVSDQMYAAYAEGRDLRGLVAIVGKEALSERDRKILEFADLFEDRFVRQSRDEDRSIEDTLKVAWEILSELPEAQLSRIDNKYIEKYHPAHQKTSE comes from the coding sequence ATGACCAAAGAATACAAAACGATCGTAGAGGTTTCCGGACCTCTGATTTTCCTTGAGAAGACAGAACCTGTAGGGTATGGTGAACTTGTTCAGATCAACCTGCCGGATGGAACCACCAAGAGAGGGCAGGTTCTTGATACATCTGCAGATATGGTAGTCGTCCAGGTTTTCGAAGGTACAGGCGGACTCAACGAAGAATCCGGTGTAGTCTTCAGTGGCGAGACAATCAAGCTGCCAGTATCAAAGGATATGCTCGGAAGGATTCTTTCAGGAGCTGGGGAACCACTCGATGGTGGACCACGTATCGTTCCTGACGAGAGAGTAGACATCAACGGTGCATCAATGAATCCTTTTTCCAGGATGCCACCAGAGGACTTTATCCAGACAGGTATCTCCACAATCGATGGTACGAACACCCTTGTGAGAGGACAGAAACTTCCTATATTCTCAGGATCAGGTCTTCCACACAACGAGATCGCACTTCAGATCGCAAGACAGGCAAAAGTACCAGGAAGCGATGAAAGTTTCGCAGTAGTTTTCGGTGCAATGGGAATCACCAGTGAAGAAGCACAGTACTTCATGAAGGACTTCGAGAATACAGGTGCTCTTGAAAGAGCTGTTGTTTTCCTTAACCTTGCAGACGATCCTGCTGTCGAGCGTATCATCACTCCAAGGATGGCACTTACAGCTGCAGAATACCTTGCATACGAGCATGACATGCACGTACTCGTTATCCTGACAGATATCACAAACTATTGTGAAGCACTACGTCAGATGGGTGCAGCAAGAGAAGAAGTTCCAGGAAGACGTGGTTACCCGGGTTACATGTACACTGATCTTGCATCACTGTATGAAAGAGCAGGTGTTATCAAAGGCTTAAAGGGATCTGTTACCCAGTTCTCCATCCTTACCATGCCTGGTGACGATATCACCCACCCGATCCCTGACCTTTCCGGTTACATTACCGAAGGACAGATCGTGGTTTCCCGTGAACTTCACATGAAGAATATCTACCCACCGATCAATGTATTGCCATCACTCTCCCGTCTTATGAACTCCGGTATCGGAGATGGAAAGACAAGAGATGATCACAAGGCAGTGTCTGACCAGATGTATGCAGCATACGCAGAAGGTCGTGACCTTCGTGGATTGGTTGCTATCGTCGGTAAAGAAGCATTGTCCGAAAGAGACAGGAAGATCCTTGAGTTCGCAGATCTGTTCGAAGACAGATTTGTTCGCCAGAGCAGGGATGAGGACCGTTCCATCGAGGATACATTGAAAGTCGCATGGGAGATCCTTTCTGAGCTGCCTGAAGCACAACTCTCCAGGATCGATAACAAGTACATTGAAAAGTACCACCCTGCTCACCAGAAGACCAGCGAGTGA
- a CDS encoding response regulator, which translates to MGDQVRKTDKDASVISNGCHFCFVYKDTAQLADFLQDYIMLGLEGNELCVWMTPDVESATTAKDMLKERGVYIDPYLRTSQLKIIPIPELPGNDLKLLPSLLLDHWKLMQDQVIMDGFDGLRFNVDLQDIKGSGLEYLTSYADIVTDTARELGMRSLCTLPMDVFSRSEVIDLMHRTENIIMNTDEKTPSIKENTSVIKPETSAGPKPVRKDEELSSIYRSSPAIAFLWKTEKGFPVEFVSDNVSQFGYDAATLMSHEILYADIIHPDDVEGYYSDLLECLQQNKRDFSKEYRILDRNGNVHWISEHSQLEIVEEGITDRYHGIILDITDNKIAETELKEAEAKYRALFDRFSYAVYVQDPDGTFLEVNKAGFELLGYTHDEFLSLNSGSAFLPDCVEEFKAHIGEVLDNGHSAFETVLLKKDGVSLPVEINASLIEYRGKNAILIISNDVSERRNKEENLLAAKANAETGIIAKSEFLSNITHELRTPLNAIIGFSDVVLASGDLNEKNAKYLHNISDSGKKLLGIINDILDISRVESGSVELNYEHFLVLESFDVVCSLLAPMAKKKDIDLNSELDPKGIVINADKQKFEQILQNLVSNAIKFTPAGGSVDINARFVEERLLVQVKDTGIGISEEDRQSLFKPFSQADGSHQRSYGGTGLGLAIVRHFVEMHGGNVWVKSKPSLGSTFFFDIPISGASPCTSKSITQNPIPEISQGTVQDNSGHIDSDAIDELAEKVAPEIIVPDKCTDDDPLILVVEDDERSRELLMLTFIDGGYRVVSAENGIEAVAIARKLKPFAITLDVMLPELDGWSVLRHLKEDVSTSEIPVVMISMMDQKETALERGAVDHLTKPFDRDYLLKLMNRYKEKLERKEPKILIIDDEPYAVALLSSMLEPEGFTILRAYSGTDAIDICAEEQPDIVLLDLLMPHVSGFDVISVLRSNPETCNIPIVACTASDITAKDRVFMDRKVNSIIQKGVFSKKDLLDTINRLISDVVSK; encoded by the coding sequence ATGGGTGATCAAGTAAGAAAAACGGACAAAGATGCGTCTGTCATTTCGAATGGCTGTCATTTTTGCTTTGTGTATAAGGATACGGCTCAATTGGCCGATTTTCTGCAGGATTACATCATGTTAGGTCTCGAGGGCAATGAATTATGTGTATGGATGACCCCGGATGTTGAAAGTGCTACGACGGCAAAAGATATGCTCAAAGAAAGAGGAGTTTACATCGATCCTTATCTTCGCACATCACAGCTTAAGATAATCCCGATTCCGGAATTACCCGGAAATGATCTGAAATTATTGCCTTCTCTTCTTCTTGATCACTGGAAACTTATGCAGGACCAGGTCATAATGGATGGTTTCGATGGTCTTCGTTTTAACGTAGATCTACAGGACATTAAAGGATCCGGACTTGAATACCTTACATCTTACGCCGATATTGTAACAGATACTGCCCGCGAGCTTGGGATGAGGTCGTTATGTACTCTTCCGATGGATGTATTCTCCCGCTCTGAGGTCATCGACCTGATGCACAGGACTGAAAACATCATCATGAATACAGATGAAAAGACCCCTTCAATCAAAGAGAACACATCGGTCATTAAGCCTGAAACATCAGCAGGGCCCAAACCAGTACGAAAAGATGAAGAACTCAGTTCTATCTATCGTAGCAGTCCTGCCATTGCATTCCTGTGGAAGACCGAGAAAGGATTCCCTGTTGAGTTCGTATCAGATAATGTGAGCCAATTCGGGTACGATGCAGCGACTCTGATGTCTCATGAGATCCTCTATGCTGATATTATTCATCCTGATGATGTAGAAGGGTATTATTCAGATCTTCTTGAATGCTTACAACAAAATAAAAGGGATTTCTCCAAAGAGTATCGTATTCTGGATAGAAATGGAAATGTCCATTGGATATCTGAACATTCCCAGCTGGAAATTGTGGAAGAAGGTATCACTGATCGCTATCATGGCATCATCCTGGATATTACTGATAACAAAATTGCTGAGACCGAATTGAAGGAAGCGGAAGCAAAGTACAGGGCATTATTTGATAGATTTAGTTATGCTGTTTATGTTCAGGATCCCGATGGAACTTTCCTTGAGGTCAATAAGGCCGGGTTTGAACTTTTAGGTTACACCCATGACGAATTTCTTTCTCTCAATTCAGGATCAGCTTTCCTTCCCGACTGTGTTGAAGAGTTTAAAGCTCACATAGGCGAAGTGCTCGATAATGGGCATTCGGCCTTTGAGACAGTCCTTCTGAAAAAGGATGGGGTGAGCTTACCTGTGGAGATCAATGCCAGTCTTATAGAATACAGGGGCAAAAATGCGATCCTCATCATTTCGAATGATGTTAGTGAACGCAGGAACAAGGAGGAAAACCTGTTAGCTGCAAAGGCCAACGCTGAAACCGGTATTATTGCGAAAAGTGAATTCCTTTCCAATATTACGCATGAGCTAAGGACTCCCTTAAACGCTATCATCGGCTTTTCCGATGTTGTGCTTGCATCAGGGGACCTTAATGAAAAGAATGCAAAATACCTGCATAACATCTCAGATAGTGGTAAGAAGCTTCTGGGCATCATTAATGATATTCTGGATATTTCAAGGGTAGAATCCGGGAGTGTAGAATTGAACTACGAACATTTCCTTGTTTTGGAATCGTTTGATGTGGTTTGCTCCCTGCTTGCTCCAATGGCTAAAAAGAAAGATATTGATCTGAACTCTGAACTAGATCCCAAGGGTATCGTTATCAATGCTGATAAGCAGAAGTTCGAACAGATCCTCCAAAATCTGGTTAGCAATGCAATAAAGTTCACTCCCGCAGGCGGTTCTGTTGATATCAATGCAAGATTTGTTGAAGAACGGTTATTGGTCCAGGTAAAAGATACTGGTATTGGTATTTCTGAAGAGGATAGGCAGTCCCTTTTTAAGCCTTTTAGTCAGGCAGATGGTTCTCACCAGCGGAGTTATGGTGGTACTGGTCTTGGTCTTGCAATTGTCAGGCACTTTGTGGAAATGCATGGTGGAAATGTCTGGGTCAAAAGCAAACCTAGCTTAGGAAGTACCTTTTTCTTTGACATCCCGATTTCAGGCGCATCGCCTTGTACATCAAAGTCTATAACTCAGAACCCCATTCCGGAGATATCTCAGGGAACAGTTCAGGATAATTCCGGACATATCGATAGTGATGCTATTGATGAACTGGCTGAAAAGGTAGCCCCTGAGATCATAGTTCCTGACAAATGCACGGACGACGATCCGCTGATACTCGTTGTTGAAGATGATGAAAGATCACGTGAACTTTTGATGTTAACTTTTATTGATGGTGGTTATCGTGTTGTTTCTGCTGAAAATGGTATAGAAGCTGTGGCGATTGCCAGAAAATTGAAACCTTTTGCTATTACTCTTGATGTAATGTTGCCGGAACTGGATGGCTGGAGTGTACTTCGCCATTTGAAAGAGGATGTATCTACCTCTGAGATACCAGTAGTAATGATCTCTATGATGGACCAGAAAGAGACTGCTCTGGAACGCGGTGCAGTAGATCACCTGACCAAACCGTTCGATCGTGACTATCTTTTGAAATTGATGAACCGTTACAAAGAGAAACTTGAAAGAAAGGAACCGAAGATCCTGATAATTGATGATGAGCCTTATGCGGTTGCGCTTCTTTCATCTATGCTGGAGCCGGAAGGGTTTACAATACTGCGTGCATATTCAGGAACAGATGCAATTGATATATGTGCAGAAGAGCAGCCGGACATTGTATTACTTGACCTCCTGATGCCACATGTCTCCGGATTTGATGTGATCTCCGTATTAAGGTCGAACCCTGAAACCTGCAATATTCCTATCGTGGCATGCACTGCGAGTGATATTACAGCTAAGGACCGTGTATTCATGGACAGGAAAGTAAATTCCATTATTCAAAAAGGGGTTTTTAGTAAAAAGGACCTGCTTGATACTATTAATCGTCTGATTTCAGATGTCGTGTCCAAATAA
- a CDS encoding FlaD/FlaE family flagellar protein: MSELPWGNKKEKEDTSPFDTADAGFLLNKAVIPIVDPKNKDLDTIADSNVHINPVDLQDPRPEVLTIDGIENRKLESVDTDIQPFFKIEKDTEDLKTNSITNNNDKDPLNVITATADEEIIPEKITGSKKRSLPLFEPNLPSEDDINTSFLPYGDQAPFNEDSNSPLQNLEEKPFENIPENTISNPFKPPETIKSSQANKEIDTGSETPLFPPAASNMVPDLKTEVSEADNKVSKNGTGILGLITNTFKRFTHKKKLLDRIEEWQPPVAEVQTEEDISEPVKRNVNLTSDKKETIPYEDTDTPTLEEIRTVIPIDPQNIENAPEWDPTAIQFENFTSEGTAGMEETEHATTTVDPDNDLNTGNSSKDIQKIKDELAYSKQGNEDLSKDIKQLSGTIETLEDSIDSMKRDEDKSNSIINMRIDESAEKIEFLENRLSEFETTLENIHTDNAELKTGLINIEQNIVELTGSYGIMLNQMQKITEFGNSRSAEIFETNKRIDELDQTLASMNSIQNETKNSMLELYSVTSGLIKSVENTHNTNKELRSDSEEKTQLIKDEILSLTDFVEKEFKNLGARSYRANGENVQLNNIIKNSTNMKLCMEWLEFLMELVGQNHLTDILSYYEELGWISEDVRLELMRYAEGIDYYIEKSDWKLAPDDHVKSIWFIEQLAGLKVDKNRLSIVEKNIKKVKKGTEIYGI; this comes from the coding sequence ATGAGTGAACTGCCGTGGGGAAATAAAAAAGAAAAGGAAGATACATCTCCTTTTGATACAGCAGATGCTGGTTTTCTGCTAAATAAAGCCGTTATCCCAATAGTAGATCCGAAAAATAAAGATCTGGACACTATTGCTGATAGTAATGTCCATATCAATCCAGTAGACCTGCAAGATCCCAGACCAGAAGTATTAACTATCGATGGAATAGAGAATCGAAAACTGGAATCTGTCGATACTGACATACAGCCTTTTTTTAAAATTGAAAAAGACACAGAGGATCTGAAAACAAACAGTATTACGAATAATAACGATAAAGATCCCCTTAATGTGATCACTGCTACAGCCGATGAAGAGATAATTCCTGAGAAAATTACCGGGTCAAAGAAAAGATCTTTGCCATTGTTTGAACCGAACCTCCCATCAGAAGATGACATCAACACCTCATTTTTACCTTATGGGGATCAAGCACCCTTTAATGAAGATTCAAATAGCCCACTTCAAAACCTTGAAGAAAAACCCTTCGAAAACATACCGGAAAATACAATATCCAATCCCTTCAAGCCGCCTGAAACCATAAAAAGCTCCCAGGCTAATAAAGAAATAGATACAGGATCGGAAACACCATTATTCCCGCCAGCAGCATCTAACATGGTACCAGATCTGAAAACCGAAGTCTCAGAGGCAGATAATAAAGTTAGCAAAAATGGAACAGGAATCTTGGGATTGATCACAAACACATTCAAACGATTTACTCACAAGAAAAAACTTCTTGATAGAATAGAAGAATGGCAACCTCCGGTAGCAGAAGTTCAGACCGAGGAGGACATTTCGGAACCAGTAAAAAGAAATGTGAATCTCACTTCTGATAAAAAAGAGACAATACCTTATGAAGATACAGATACTCCAACATTAGAAGAGATCAGAACGGTAATTCCTATTGACCCGCAAAACATTGAGAATGCGCCTGAATGGGATCCCACTGCCATTCAATTTGAGAACTTCACATCAGAAGGAACAGCTGGAATGGAGGAAACAGAACATGCAACCACCACAGTTGACCCGGATAATGATCTCAATACTGGAAACTCTTCCAAAGACATACAAAAAATAAAAGATGAACTTGCCTATTCAAAGCAGGGTAATGAAGATCTCAGCAAAGATATTAAACAACTCTCAGGCACGATAGAGACGCTTGAAGACTCTATCGATTCCATGAAACGAGATGAGGATAAGTCCAATTCTATTATCAATATGAGAATCGACGAGTCTGCAGAGAAGATAGAATTCCTGGAAAACCGTCTCAGTGAATTTGAAACGACACTGGAGAACATTCACACCGATAATGCTGAACTCAAGACCGGGCTTATCAACATTGAGCAGAACATCGTGGAACTTACAGGATCTTATGGCATTATGCTAAATCAGATGCAGAAAATAACAGAATTCGGCAATTCACGGTCTGCAGAAATATTTGAGACAAATAAGCGCATCGATGAACTGGACCAGACACTTGCTTCAATGAACAGCATACAGAATGAAACCAAAAACAGTATGCTTGAACTTTATTCAGTCACTTCTGGCCTGATAAAAAGTGTGGAAAACACACATAATACAAATAAGGAACTCAGGTCAGACAGCGAAGAAAAAACTCAATTAATTAAGGATGAAATTTTGTCACTAACCGATTTTGTTGAGAAGGAATTTAAGAACCTTGGAGCAAGAAGCTATCGTGCAAATGGTGAAAATGTCCAGCTGAACAATATAATCAAAAACTCCACCAATATGAAACTCTGTATGGAATGGCTTGAATTCCTTATGGAACTTGTCGGACAAAACCACCTCACAGATATCCTTTCCTACTATGAGGAACTTGGATGGATCAGCGAAGATGTTCGCCTTGAACTTATGCGATATGCAGAAGGTATCGATTATTACATCGAGAAATCCGACTGGAAGCTCGCACCCGATGATCATGTGAAATCCATCTGGTTCATCGAACAACTCGCAGGACTTAAAGTCGACAAAAATCGTTTGTCCATAGTCGAGAAAAATATCAAAAAAGTTAAGAAGGGTACAGAGATATATGGTATATGA
- a CDS encoding YciC family protein translates to MDFEGIFRRAWDVFKENIAAYVVATLIAFIGSIFIVTIAPLFYGLAYMAVKGMGGEKVEINDLFEGFNNFVKSWVFFILFAIIVGIGFMFLVLPGIVLSILMIYALPLLVIKGYGVMDSIKESIEISKKNFADTLVLAIILWVISAIGGMIYVGSLLTTPFYFLALVAALEVQMGSEESYTAEYTEVSDIE, encoded by the coding sequence GTGGATTTTGAAGGTATATTCAGACGAGCATGGGATGTTTTTAAGGAGAACATTGCTGCTTATGTCGTAGCTACATTGATAGCTTTTATTGGTTCCATATTTATTGTGACCATTGCACCGCTTTTCTATGGTCTAGCCTACATGGCTGTGAAAGGCATGGGTGGGGAAAAGGTTGAGATCAATGACCTGTTCGAAGGTTTCAACAATTTTGTGAAGAGCTGGGTGTTCTTTATTTTATTTGCCATTATAGTAGGAATTGGATTTATGTTCCTGGTACTTCCGGGAATCGTGCTTTCTATCCTTATGATCTATGCCCTTCCTCTTCTTGTGATAAAGGGTTATGGCGTAATGGATTCCATAAAAGAAAGTATTGAGATCTCCAAAAAGAACTTCGCTGACACTCTTGTGCTGGCTATCATTCTGTGGGTTATCAGTGCAATAGGTGGTATGATCTATGTTGGTTCCTTGCTGACAACGCCTTTTTACTTCCTCGCATTGGTGGCAGCTCTTGAAGTGCAGATGGGTTCAGAAGAGTCCTATACTGCCGAGTATACGGAAGTATCTGATATTGAATGA